Genomic segment of Saccharomyces cerevisiae S288C chromosome XV, complete sequence:
CAAACGTCTCGCGGAGGTAAATAGTGTAAAGGGAAGCCTCAACTTTAAGACATGAAATCACACTGAAATAACGCCTGAAAGGTCAGGAACAGTGAGTACGTAGGAGTATAAGAGCGTGGGGAAACACAAAATGGGCAAAACCGCGGATAATCATGGTCCAGTACGTTCTGAGACAGCACGTGAAGGAAGAGAAAACCAGGTTTACTCACCCGTTACAGGTGCAAGATTAGTTGCTGGCTGCATATGTTTAACACCCGACAAGAAGCAAGTTCTCATGATTACTTCTTCTGCACACAAGAAAAGATGGATTGTCCCCAAAGGTGGCGTTGAGAAAGACGAGCCTAATTACGAGACGACTGCCCAACGAGAAACTTGGGAGGAAGCTGGTTGCATAGGTAAAATTGTCGCCAATTTGGGTACAGTTGAAGACATGAGACCCCCTAAGGACTGGAACAAAGACATTAAGCAATTCGAGAACTCTCGAAAAGATTCAGAAGTAGCAAAGCACCCGCCAAGAACcgaatttcatttttatgaaTTAGAGATTGAAAATCTCCTTGATAAATTTCCGGAATGTCACAAAAGACATAGAAAGCTATACTCTTATACAGAAGCTAAACAAAACTTGATAGACGCCAAGAGGCCTGAATTGTTGGAGGCCCTTAATAGGTCTGCTATCATTAAAGACGACAAATAGCTAGcacatacatatatatgtatatacgTCATGGTCGTCAAGCCACCGCAAACATATTTATCTATTCCTTCGCAAATATGCT
This window contains:
- the DDP1 gene encoding polyphosphatase DDP1 (Diadenosine and diphosphoinositol polyphosphate phosphatase; hydrolyzes diphosphorylated inositol polyphosphates and diadenosine polyphosphates; high specificity for diadenosine hexa- and pentaphosphates; contains endopolyphosphatase activity with a high affinity for polyphosphates, an activity also observed for its human DIPP homologs; possesses mRNA decapping activity; nudix hydrolase family member; protein abundance increases in response to DNA replication stress), giving the protein MGKTADNHGPVRSETAREGRENQVYSPVTGARLVAGCICLTPDKKQVLMITSSAHKKRWIVPKGGVEKDEPNYETTAQRETWEEAGCIGKIVANLGTVEDMRPPKDWNKDIKQFENSRKDSEVAKHPPRTEFHFYELEIENLLDKFPECHKRHRKLYSYTEAKQNLIDAKRPELLEALNRSAIIKDDK